In Brassica napus cultivar Da-Ae chromosome A3, Da-Ae, whole genome shotgun sequence, the sequence TTGCAAACTCTTCTTCAGTTTCTGACTGTTCAGTGAGAAGGTCATGTTCATAATCAGGCTGATCACTATCATCAGTTTTACTCTTTTCCACCCCAGCTGATTTTATCCATTTAGGGCATTCATCTTCACCTCCATAGAGAAATCTACCATCATCACTTCGTATTTGTCTAGAATCCTCGAGGGGTGATGTTCTGCATGAGCATTCAGGAAGTGGATGCGAAAGAAACAACCGGGGTTTCGACAGCGTAGACTGCCTTATAAGCCCACTCTCACCCAAACTTGAGTTAAGATGTTTTCTCACATGAACTGTCCAGTTCCGGTTGGGATGGTACATGTCCTCACGTGTAATGTTGAAAAATTCTTGAATAACTTTCCTGGATAAGAATATCAGCAAACAGCCATTGTTTAAAATGCATTCATTAACTGTAGAGTAATTAGCTTTCTTACCTGTCTAGTCTATATGTTCGTGACGATGGTCTTTCATAGAGCCTCTGGCCCATTACCAAACTTGAAAAATCAGGCAACCCACTACCATCGTTGTTGAAACCAGGGAAAAAGACATCAGCTTCGACAGACACAACAAAGTCAAGTGCGTCCCACAGTAACCTGTGTGCTAGATTCCTAAGATCCATGGGTGAAGGGGTTGGTTCTGTATCATTCTCTGTAAGCCAACCATACCACCCTTCTTTTTCGTGCTGGTAGATAGGTCTGTCTGGAGGAGGAGGGAGAGGTCTAGGCCGAGTACCTGCCTTGTTCCACTCTTCTTGGAGCTGCTTATCGCTTTTCCGAGGAGGCATTTCATACATGTTTTCTGGAAGAGGTGTCTCAGGACCAACCAATTCTGATAATTCCTCCGTGCTGCATAAAGAAGTTCGGTCCACTAAATTAGGGAACATGGCTCGCAGAGGGATCAAAACACGTTGGCCCCCAAACATTTCAGAACCAGCTAAGTATATAATGGCTTTCTGAGAGTATCCCAGTGCTTTCAGAAGGATTCCAACCTGCGAAATTCCAGTATAATAAACTCTTAGCATCACAAAAGCTAATGCAGTTCCATAAGAACAGGGGTAGGGAAACGATCCAATTGGTGCATTAGAATGCAGCATAAGGGATGTTCAGGCTTGAAAACAGTGTGTTACATCGGAATTACACCTAAACGTAGAAACTTATGGAGCTGTATCCATATCTATCTTCATTAGGGACTCCAAGAATTCAAACATATAGGGGCCACATGTTTCCAAGGCAGACTCAACTTTCACAAGACACCATAtaagcaattttaacatcatttGAGAAAGCTTTGGTTTCTACCTCTTCTGGCATGAGAGGACATAAGCCTTTGTCCCTGCGCACACGCGAGTCTACAATAAGTTCTTCTGAAATAAACTTCTGCTTAATCATCTGAGCCCGCCGATACTGAATGAGTTCACTGTGAAGATCCTTTAAAGATTGAAACGAAGAGTAGAGTCAGAAACCGATTCCACCGTTTAAAACTATTCTCCATGTAACTTGAGAACAAAGGTTAGAGGGGGAAAGTGTATCTGGTTGTTCTATCAAAGAATACAGATGGAGAAGGTTGAAAAAATTTACCTGGAAAAGCTCAGCACAGCCATGATATGCCAGTTTATCCCTCACTAAGCCAGGATGATAAGCTAGGAAGGGTTGACCTGATTTACGTAACCTGACAAAGGTAAAATACGTAGCTCAATTATGTCAAGTACGCACGGTTATTAGGGGTTGATAAACAAACGGTGACATAAGAAACAAAATGGGCAACCCCGGACACTTATTACTGATACTTCCCAGCTATGTACTCCATGATTAAAGAAACAAAAGCGTAGCATGTAATGTTCTTTCTCTCCCTTAACAATCGAAAGCCATAACTATCTCTTGTTTTCGTCCCTTTCGccaactaaaatttaatttgcAAGTATCACAAGTACCTGTCAACCATCTTCTTGCCAAGCACCTGGATTTCTGAACGAAGCTGGAGGGCATGGAAGGCAACTCTACACCTTAGTCTTTGAAGTTCAAGCATTGAAGCAGGCAAATTTGACTGTAAACAAGGATAAAACGCATTGTTTAACTAATAGAATATCTTCTTACATTTAAATGTAGAATAAACAAGTGATGGTAGTTTTCAAGCAAAAAGTTATCTAGCGAAAGATCTCTACAAATTTCGAAGCTACTGCATACAAGCTATATACTCTAagggagagaaaaaaaaacaccaattACCTGCAAGCATCCCCCGTCGTAGATGATCAATCCAATAACATTAGCTTTCTTTAACTTTGGCAATACATCCTCGAGGTAATAATTTGGCGATGCAGAGTTTTTGGGCTTAAAAAGAGGAAACTCGTTCCTTTTTCTTGCGGCTTTCAAGCTCTCAGGGAGGGCCTTCGCAATGATAACATCATTTTTAAGAAAGGATATAAACTGCTCCTCATCATAAAGATAGGAGAAACTCTTGAACTTGTTGCTGCACAGCATGTAAAAAAACACTAGAGTAAAGGGACGAGTCTGATACTGAGGCAAAGAAAGATGCTTTAACAGAGCATAGAGTTAGGCGTACCTGATGCCTTTGGAGCGAAGACTCTCTTGAAGCTCTGGAATGATAAGAGTAGCATTTAGAAGCCTGGATATGGTGACAAGATCACATATCTAGAAAATTTACGAAAATGTTATgaacataaataacaaaaataaagatgAGCTTTAAACTATCAAGTCAAGTGATACATACAGAAGATCTGATCTTGTCAAATCCACCAAATATCTTTGCATAAATGAAGCCATTGTTTTTTGAACTGGGAGCTGCAAAAAGAAAGTGCCAAGAAAAAGTAAATCGATAGATTCCAAAGAAAAAATTTCACAAAAGACCCCAATCCAAGAGGCTTTTCATGATAAAACAAGTATCAAACACAAGAAAGAACATCCACAATGGCTCTCACTGGTTTggtgaaaaaaatagaaaataaaacactGCTGCAGATTAAACTCTCCAAGTTGATAAAAAAACACTGCTACATTTTAGAGACAGCAATGACCAATGCAGAACAGAACAGAAAACATGTGACAAACAAAGTAACGACACGGTAGTAGTACCAGGATAACTAGTTCTTGGATTGGCATAAGGCTGCAAGGTCTCTAGTGCTTTGACAGGCCTCCATAAATGCTTATTTCTAAAATCCTGTAAACACAGAGAAGACCAAACAAAAGTTCAAACGACACCCTTCAAACAGAAACCAAACTCAACTCGTTTTATTCTTTCTAACCTTTGCACCTAAcaaagaatcaaaatcttgCCAGAGGGAATCTCTAGCATAAGAAGCCAACTGTACACCTGAAGACTTTGTAATCGAGAGATGAACAACGAGAGATCCCACTGATAATATGAGCACCAAGAGCGCTATCCATTTTATCCTCGATCTGAACACCATCATCTCCCACCAGCTCGAAAAAATCGAGCTCCTTTCCTCTAATCAAACAGCCCTAAATCCAATACGACGAATTCAAGGCGAGATCCAGGTTCAATCGGGGAAGATTGGTCGCTGCAACAGCGACGCAATGCACGAGAAAACGAAGAACCACGCTTAGGATCTGATCAGAGCGATGTGATTTCTCGAATCGAACTTTCCATGGGGAAGCAAAGCAAGCAAACAAACAACCTCGAGCGTGCGTGCAAGCAGGAAGAAGAAGTAGTTCGAATTAAATGAGAGTCAGATCGGGAGAGAGAGCTAGGAGACAACACACTGACACATTCCCAGAATTCGAAGCCACCGAAACTAAAGTAGTTTCCTGCCAGAGATGTTGCTTTGATAACAGACAAAGAGTCTGTACATGATGAACATTCCTACTAACCGGGCTCTGATTTCGGTTTACTATTCTCGGTTCAATCTACATACCAATTACCCAATCGTATCACTTAGACATTGTTCTCGGTTCAGGACTTACGATTTGAACCGATAattaaacaacaaacaaaatttttttgccGGTTCAATTACTCTGGTGGGAAGGTTTGTAAGGAACCGATATATTTTCCCTAATAACCAAAATATACCGGGTGTTACTTTGTTAAATCCACACGATGTGGTGGTTTATGTAGAAACCCGGTTTGggtatttattttgataatgaTTCTCTGAGACTGTAGAAAAATATCTTTTGGATGATCAAATCCAAACTCTTTTTCAGCTCTACTGAGAAAAATCTGAAAGGAAGGCTGGCTCAAATAATATGAGACTAACACAATATATCTCTGCTTCTTCTGGATCTCACTGACGTACATCCCAAGAAACCCATTGGTGCTAAAGTTGCTTTACTGGTTCCTACTAAAGAGCCACCATGCAATCAGGATACAGGACTGCATGCAATATATGTACCTAAAATTGTTTTTCtaatgaatgtaaaattttattccaTCAGAAGTTTTGTACATTTAGTGCTTCTTTTATGTGCTTAAATGCTTAAAATCAAAACAGAAAGTTAAGCTTGTGCTCCATGATCATGATTGCTCTTGTCGCGACCCAAACAAAGCGATTAACCCCTTCTCCAAATACTTGTGTCCCAACCCTTTTACTGATAACAGTTTAAGCCTGACTGTCCTATCCACAAATTTGATGAGACAGCTCGCATGTTGTGGCTGTTCACCATGTCTCTCCATATCGCATGAACCGTTGCTTAAAAGGTATAGCGAAGTAGGAAAGTCATTGTGGGTTTGAGTGCTAAAATTGTTAATTACACCAAACTGGCATTCACATCCAAGTttctacactacaagaaaacagcgacatactgagggaaaaaatcgtcggtatgtcgtcggaataacgctattccgacgacataccgacgaaaaaagtcttcggaaataactcctcggaatttcatttttcctcggaaattcctcggaaatttccgacggaattccgaggaaatgaatttccgaggaaattccgaggaccacaagttcgtcggaatttcctcggaatattccgaggaagatgtcgtcggaatattccgagggatacacttcctcggaatatttccaaaattaaaaaaaaaaatataaatttatttttttaaattgaaattcgaaaatataaaattaaaattgaaatagaaaacatatttaaaatacaaaaaataataaaatagtttttataaataaaaaaatgttttataaatacaaaattagttataataaatataaatatttttataaatatgaaatcatctttttataaatacaaaatagtttttataaatacaaaaaataataaaatagtgtttataaatcaaaaaaatgttttataaatacaaaattagttttaataaaatataaacatttttataaatatgaaatcatctttttataaatacaaaatagtttttataaatacaaaaataataaaatagtgtttataaatcaaaaaaatgttttataaatacaaaattagttttaataaatataaatatttttataaatatgaaatcatctttttataaatacaaaatagtttttataaatacaaaaaataataaaatagtgtttataaataaaaaaaatgttttataaatacaaaattagttttaataaatataaaatagtataaaaattaaaaaaatagtttaaataaatcccaaaacagttaataattacaaaaaatagttttaaaaatatttaaaatgttaaataattacaaaaaatagttttcataatattaaaaatgtttaataaatatagaaatttatattttatatataaaatacaaaaaacgttttataaccacaaaaaaatgattttaaatattatatatatgatttttaatcttaaaaaaagttttatagattttaaaaatgtttaataaatatataaatgaatttaaaatgcaaaaaatagattttatatacaaaaaacgttttcaatatatatatataattacaaattcgatttttataaccacaaaattaataaaaactaaaaaaaaaaattcaaatcaagtgaaatacataatcaaactcgattttacacaaatctaccattcaccctaacaaaatctataaatctcattccaaaatcatcaaatctacttaaaaacaatacaaatctaacctaaaagagtgggatagggttcatacatgaGGATTAGGGTGGAAATCGCgagggagaagagagaaagcgCCGGAAATCGCAagggagaagagaggagtcgacGAAATCGCAGGGGAAAGAGAGAGTGCGGCGGatagaaatggggaagaaggtcgggctcgacctaataaaatgagGGGTCCGACGGaaattatccgtcggaatttcctcggaaatatttactatatccgtcggaatttcctcggaaatcattaattcaattttcgcgaaatatttggcggcttggtttacccggttaaatgaaaaaattccgaggaaccaggtttcctcggaatttcctcggaaaattccgaggaaattctgaggaaccagggtttggggtttcaaaacatcgattattttcgccgtatttcatttcttatacaattataatgcataccattgaggattctttgtatatatgatcataaaccatgaaataacaaaatttcaaaaataattgtaagtattccctttaccgtttgttaaagtgtataagtgtttctcttatgttgtgtggttttcgttcatgcaatcgtaaaagtgtttgttattgggtaaaacaccaaagtttgacttcataatctggttaagacacttaatgaaggttatatacgtgttactcaatccgtaaaacgttgtttttggtttaaaaccccaagttcctcggaatttcctcggaattttccgagggaattccgaggaaaactctatcttcgtcggaatttcctcggaaaattccgaggaaattccgaggaaccagggtttggggtttcaaaacatcgattattttcgccgtatttcatttcttatacaattataatgcataccattgaggattctttgtatagatgatcataaaccatgaaataacaaaatttcaaaaataattgtaagtattccctttactgtttgttaaagtgtataagtgtttctcttatgttgtgtggttttcgttcatgcaatcgtaaaagtgtttgttattgggtaaaacaccaaagtttgacttcataatctggttaagacacttaatgaaggttatatacgtgttattcaatccgtaaaacgttgttttcggtttaaaaccccaagttcctcggaatttcctcggaattttccgagggaattccgaggaaaactctatcttcgtcggaatttcctcggaaaattccgaggaaattctgaggaaaaggaatgtataatcaaatccctaaatcgacaagatctattccgaggaaattccgaggaaaacctttCTGTCcacggaatttcctcggaatttttaaaatcccccaacggctctctaacgtctataatatttcctcggaattcatcggttttttccgaggaatactattttcctcggtattccgtcggaatattccgacgaaatgaattttcctcggaattccgtcggtatattccgaggaaattccgaggaagccaaattttgtgtttcctcggaattgcctcggaaattcctcggtatattccgaggaattcattttccgtcggaacgtccgtcagaataccgctgttttcttgtagtgctacTCTCATATTCAAATCTATTTGTTAGACAGATGTCAAgattttaaatctatttttttaacttgGTAATATCAATTTGGTCTTATTATCTATTGCATTTGGATGCAGATATAGATTTTATTCTATTCAAATTGGtaataatttaatatgattttctTCTATTAGCAGTTACATTGACCTTGACTTGATAAGTATTGACTGAAACGTTCGATACACCATTATATCTTCTCTAAAAACATCCACAAAAGCTAAGACATCCTCGGATACATCGACACCTTTTGTAATATTATCCTCTACAGGAAAACAATGGAGAAGCTATCAGTGAAGTTTGGTTTCATTGCTCTTTTAGCTGTTGCATGCGGTAAGTTTTGTTgtatgaaaagaaataaaaatgttcttcatatttttttatataataacataTTAGTTTCGTTTTTGTAGTGATGATGAGTACTATGACAGTTCAAAATGTTGAGGCAAGTCGTTTGTTACCTGAGGAAGCTCCGGTGGTGCATTATGAAGCTTCGACGCAGGTTGTGAAGCCACAAGACTTTCACTGCAGGGAAGGGTGTCGTGTGAGCTGCATTCCCATTCAACTAGTTATTCGCTGTGTTTGTTTATGCTGATTTTTTCAGATATGTTATATGTACtggaattaataaaatataattttactaataaaaaaCTTATCTATTTGTTGTGTACATTAATCATTGAGAAATCGGCCAAAAAAACACTGAACTTTGCgggaattgccaaaagaaacctgGACATATGGGCTAGCCAATAAAATCCTGAACTTTTGTTGACTTTTCGGGTTTATTAAGAAACTTACGATTGACTGACCAGATTAACACACCGTTAACCGAGTTAACTGTTAATTAAGCGGACGTTAATTTTGGGTGTTAAAGtatacgacgtcgtttcatcactttgtctgattaaagacaaacgacgtcgtttatatagctgtgttattaaaaatatgggTTTCCAACGGCTCGAACTCGTGTACTGGGGTTTAAtggtaggggtttttgccactgagctagtggactttGCAATGGATATACGAACACAGTTTCTTTTATTCTCTTTGAATCCGACttaaatgaatcaaaaagaaaCGACGGCGTTTTCTCCTCCGATTGGTATAAACCCTAAATGGGCGAAATCATAAATCCAGTTCGCGATTCAAGCTCGATTCTCTTCGATCTCGTCCTTAAGAATCTCGATTCTCATCTCTCCTTCTTCGAGTATCGCATGATGAGTTCGGGTTGTGAGGATTCGTCTGTGAATACGATGGGAATTCGTGGTATCCCGGAGCAATGCGGCTGTGGTCGAAGAACTGGGATATACACATCAAAAACGAAGGTCAATCCAGGAAGAACTTTCTTTAGATGCCCAacgtttcaaaatgtaagtgtTTAATTTGATTGTGTTTAAGAAAAGAACATAAGATTCAATGGCTAGATGAAATTGTTTGATTGTGACTGTAGTCAGTGAGAAATTGTTTGAACATAAAGATTGTGTTCATGATTTGTGTCTAGGATCACTTGTATAAATGGCTAGATGAAGCTGTCTACGAAGAGGTTCAAGATGCATTGCCAAAAATTGAGTGCTTTGCATCAGATGTTATGAAACTTAAAATGGAGATCGAAAGCATGAAAACCGTGGAGGAAGAGTTGAAAGAAGATGTCAGGAAGGCGAGCAATGAACTTAAGAAGCTGAATGTGATCATGAAAGTGGGTTTTTCGGTGGTTTGTTTAGGCGGTGTGATATGTCTTGTAAGGCTATGTTTACCTAAGAACTCATGTTGATC encodes:
- the LOC111214624 gene encoding uncharacterized protein LOC111214624, giving the protein MEKLSVKFGFIALLAVACVMMSTMTVQNVEASRLLPEEAPVVHYEASTQVVKPQDFHCREGCRVSCIPIQLVIRCVCLC
- the LOC106438968 gene encoding protein EMBRYO SAC DEVELOPMENT ARREST 30-like isoform X2; its protein translation is MPIQELVILLPVQKTMASFMQRYLVDLTRSDLLLLNATLIIPELQESLRSKGISNKFKSFSYLYDEEQFISFLKNDVIIAKALPESLKAARKRNEFPLFKPKNSASPNYYLEDVLPKLKKANVIGLIIYDGGCLQSNLPASMLELQRLRCRVAFHALQLRSEIQVLGKKMVDRLRKSGQPFLAYHPGLVRDKLAYHGCAELFQDLHSELIQYRRAQMIKQKFISEELIVDSRVRRDKGLCPLMPEEVGILLKALGYSQKAIIYLAGSEMFGGQRVLIPLRAMFPNLVDRTSLCSTEELSELVGPETPLPENMYEMPPRKSDKQLQEEWNKAGTRPRPLPPPPDRPIYQHEKEGWYGWLTENDTEPTPSPMDLRNLAHRLLWDALDFVVSVEADVFFPGFNNDGSGLPDFSSLVMGQRLYERPSSRTYRLDRKVIQEFFNITREDMYHPNRNWTVHVRKHLNSSLGESGLIRQSTLSKPRLFLSHPLPECSCRTSPLEDSRQIRSDDGRFLYGGEDECPKWIKSAGVEKSKTDDSDQPDYEHDLLTEQSETEEEFAKSKVASAFDQDEEWDPND
- the LOC106356585 gene encoding uncharacterized protein At1g43920, Chloroplastic-like, coding for MGEIINPVRDSSSILFDLVLKNLDSHLSFFEYRMMSSGCEDSSVNTMGIRGIPEQCGCGRRTGIYTSKTKVNPGRTFFRCPTFQNDHLYKWLDEAVYEEVQDALPKIECFASDVMKLKMEIESMKTVEEELKEDVRKASNELKKLNVIMKVGFSVVCLGGVICLVRLCLPKNSC
- the LOC106438968 gene encoding protein EMBRYO SAC DEVELOPMENT ARREST 30-like isoform X1 — its product is MMVFRSRIKWIALLVLILSVGSLVVHLSITKSSGVQLASYARDSLWQDFDSLLGAKDFRNKHLWRPVKALETLQPYANPRTSYPAPSSKNNGFIYAKIFGGFDKIRSSICDLVTISRLLNATLIIPELQESLRSKGISNKFKSFSYLYDEEQFISFLKNDVIIAKALPESLKAARKRNEFPLFKPKNSASPNYYLEDVLPKLKKANVIGLIIYDGGCLQSNLPASMLELQRLRCRVAFHALQLRSEIQVLGKKMVDRLRKSGQPFLAYHPGLVRDKLAYHGCAELFQDLHSELIQYRRAQMIKQKFISEELIVDSRVRRDKGLCPLMPEEVGILLKALGYSQKAIIYLAGSEMFGGQRVLIPLRAMFPNLVDRTSLCSTEELSELVGPETPLPENMYEMPPRKSDKQLQEEWNKAGTRPRPLPPPPDRPIYQHEKEGWYGWLTENDTEPTPSPMDLRNLAHRLLWDALDFVVSVEADVFFPGFNNDGSGLPDFSSLVMGQRLYERPSSRTYRLDRKVIQEFFNITREDMYHPNRNWTVHVRKHLNSSLGESGLIRQSTLSKPRLFLSHPLPECSCRTSPLEDSRQIRSDDGRFLYGGEDECPKWIKSAGVEKSKTDDSDQPDYEHDLLTEQSETEEEFAKSKVASAFDQDEEWDPND